The genomic DNA CTGATGGCCAACGGCACCATCGATCTCGAATGCGGTTCGACCACCAACAACGCCGAGCGCCAGAAGCAGGTCGCCTTCACCAACACCCACTATCTGACCGCCAGCCGCTACGTCTTCAAGAAGTCGAGCGGCCTGAAGTCGATCGACGACCTCAAGGGCAAGACGGTGGTCTCGACCGCGGGCACCACCAACATCAAGCAGCTCACCGAGGCCAACGTCGAGAAGAAGCTCAGCGCCAACATCATCCCGGCCAAGGATCACGCCGAGGCCTTCCTGATGGTCGAGACCGACCGCGCGGTCGCCTTCGTCATGGACGACATTTTGCTCGCGAGCCTCGTCGCCGGCTCGAAGTCGCCGGGCGACTACGAGATCTCCAAGGATGCGTTCTCCAAGCCGGAGCCCTACGGCATCATGCTGCGCAAGGACGACGCGGCCTTCAAGAAGGTCGTCGATGCCGCGACCGCGGCGCTCTACACCTCCGGCGAGGCGCAGAAGATCTACGACAAGTGGTTCACGCAGAAGATCCCGCCGAAGGGGCTGAATCTCAACACCCCGATCTCGGCCGAGCTGAAGAACGAGTTCGCCAAGCCGACGGATTCGCCCAATCCGGACGACTACAAGTAAGATAAAACCTCGATCTTTCGATCGGGATCATGTCCGGCCACTCTTGACACAGGGGTGGCCGGACATTTGCATAGGCGCCGGGACATCCATAACTGGCGCGTTCGCGCGGGGCACTCATCACGGGCTTGATCGTCGGGGTGATGCGCACGCTGCTGTCGAAAGGCGCCAACTGGTTCGGCTTCTGTTACGTCGAATTCTTCCGCAACATGCCGCTGCTGGTGCTTGCAAGGGGAGCCTACTTCCATCCCAAGCACAACATGTCCCTCTGCGCCGTTGATACCGAAACCGACATCGCCGCTGCGCTCGAGGCCGCGGAGCACGGCCTTGCAACGGTGGCGGCGCTTTGAGAGGTCGGCCGTCAGCTGATGCTGTTCAATGCACGGCCGATGGCAGCAAAGATATCGGCGATCTGTTCCTTGGTGATGATCAGGGGGCGGCGCGCAGCGACCGGTACCTCTGTTGGGCGCGCTCCTTTGATACAACGTTCATAATCAGGTCGTCATTTGAAAGGCCCTCGGGCGATCTCTACGGACAAGTCCCCGGCGCCGGCGTGCGCTTGAGCGCGCGGCCGCTGGCCGCCGTCGTCAGTTGGCCGTCCTGGATCGTCGGCGCGCCGTTGACCAATAGCGTGTGCACGCCGACGGTCAGCTCGCGCGGGCGCACATAGTCCGCCTTCGGCGCGTAGCGGGCCGGGTCGAACACCACGACATCGGCGAAATAGTCCGGCCGCAGATAGCCGCGGCGGTCGAGCTTGAAGATGTCGGCCGACAGCCCGGTGGACTGACGGATGAACGTCTTCAAATCGATGACCTGGCGCTCCCTGACGTAGACGGCGTATTTGCGCGGAAAGGTGGCGAATTGCCGGGGATGGCCGTCGGTGCCGTCGGAGCCGGTGACGACCCATGGCTGCTTCATCACGAGGTCGACATCGCTGTCGATCATGTTGAAGGAAGCGATCGAGTCGCGCGGGTTGGCGCGCAGGATGCGCACCGCGGCGTCGACGGGCTCGACCTTCCACGCCTCGGCCATTTCCGACAGCCGCTTTCCCGTCCATTCCCGATCGACGCTGGTCAGCAGGATCGAGTCCGCGCCGCCGCGGCGTCGCAAATTCTCCATCATCTCGTCGCGGATTTTCGCCATCTGTGCCGCATCGTCGAAACGTTTGATCATCGCCGCATAGCCGCCATCGACCGCCCAGCGCGGCACCAGCGCCGCATCGAGGCTCGTGCTCGACGCCAGCCACGGATATTGATCCGCCGTCACCTTCTGGCCCGCCGCGCGCGCCGCCTCGATCAGGCGGATCACTTCCGGCACTTGGCCCTGCAGGTCGACGCCGAGCGCCTTCAGATGCGCAAAATGCACCGGCATCTCCGCCTCACGGCCAATCTGGAGCACCTCCTTCGCGGAATTCATCAGACCAATGGAATATGAGCTCTCGTCGCGCTGGTGGGTGTCGTAGATGCCGCCGCGGCGCGCGGCTTCCTTCGCCACCGCCACCACTTCCTCGGTCCTGGCAAAACTCTGCGGAGCGTAGAACAGCCCGGCGGAAAGGCCGATGGCGCCTTCGCACATCGCTTGGGCAACCAGCGCCTTCATGCGTTCCAGTTCATCAGGCGAAGGCGCGCGGGCATCATGGCCCAGCACCGCCTCGCGGACCGCACCGAAACCGACATAGCTGACGATGTTGGTGCCGACCTTTTGCGCCTCGAGCTCGGCCTGATCGGCCGCGACGTTGGGCGTACCCCTGCCGTCGACGCCGATGAAGATGGTCGAAACGCCCTGCATGAGCCATGGCGCATTCAGCCGCTTGGCCGCATCGCCCGATCGGATATAGCTTTCGGGATGGGTGTGGACGTCGATGAACCCGGGCGCGACGATCATGCCCTGTGCGTCGATGCTGGCCTTTGCCGCCGGCGCGCCGGCATGCGGGCCGACATAGACGATCCTGTCGCCGCTCACCGCGACGTCGCCGACGAACGGAGCCTCGTCGGCGCCGGTGTAGATCGTCCCTCCGCTGATGATGAGATCGGCCGTGCCGGCGGCGATGGCAGGGGCAGTTGGGACGAGACCAAAGCAAATGGCGGCAAGAAGGGCAGGCAGGCATTTCATCTGAAAAGTCTCCGTCATGCGAGCAGCAGGCTAGTTCGCGTTCTCCCGGCCATCCAATGCAAGCTTTGCATTGGAGGCGCATCTCCCGGGCACCCAAAAAGCTCTTCCTCGCCAACAAAGCCGACCCTTGCGCTCATGGCGGACCTGTTCTGGGATCTCGGCGAGAAAGGGAAACGTACCTGATAGAACCGTCACGCCGCGCGCCGCACCGCAAACGCGCCGGCTTCAATCGCCGCCGGCCTGCCGTCGATCAGGTCAGCGGTGAGGCGGGCGCTGCCGCAGGCCAGCGTCCAGCCGAGCATGCCGTGGCCCGAATTGATGAACAGCCCGGAGAGCGGCGACCACCCGATGATCGGCCGGCTATCGGGCGTCATTGGGCGTAGCCCGCACCATGGCTCGACGTCGCCGTCAGTCGCCATCCCCAGCATTTTCGCCGCCGCGCGGCGCAGGATGTCGAGACGGCCCGGATCAAGGCTTGCATCGTTGCCGTCGAGATCGGCAATCCCGGCAATCCGGATCGCCGTGCCTTCGTCGCGCGCGAGCGGCGCGAACACCAGCTTGCGTTCGAAGTCGGTGACGCTGTGGCGAAGCGCGCTGACTTCGCCCGCGGGCTGCAGCGTGATGCTGTAGCCCTTGACCGGGTAGATCGGCAGGTAAAATCCGCAAGCTCTTGCAAAGGCGCTCGAGGATGCTCCCATGCAGAGAACGAAGCGGTCGGCTTGCACGCGTCCCTTAGCGGTGTCCACACCAACAAGACGGCCGCCGGACCGGACCGGTCCGGTCACAGGCGTGTCGAGCAGCCACTCGACATTGTTTCGCTGTGTCAGGCGGTCGGCAAGCGCGGCGCAGAACGCGGCGCAATCGCCGACCTGTTCGGAGGCGGTGAAAATGCCGCCGGCGAGTTCGCGTGCTCCGAGCTTGAGCGCGGGCTCCAGTGCGAGGCACTCGGCCGGTGTGAGCACCTGCTGCGCATTGTCAGCGCCGGCCTTGCCGGTGACGGCGCTTCGTGCGGCGTCGAATTCGCTGGGCGAACGGAACAGCACCAGCTTGCCGGCGGTTCGCAATCCAAACGCGAGATCGAGCGTCTGCGACAGGCGTGTCAATTCGTCCCGGCTGATGGCGGCAAGCGCGAGCTGCGCGGCAACGGTGTCGCGCACGGCGGCCGAGCGGCAGGCGAGCAGGAAGCGAACGCCCCAGGATATCAGATGCGGATCGAGGCCGGGGCGAATACGCATCGGCGAGTCTCTGGCGACCAGCAGCGAGGGCAGCTTCAACAGTGTCGCAGGCGATGCCAGCGGGGTCACGAAGGCATAGGACAGCTGGCCGCCGTTGGCGGCGCTGGCGTCGGCGCCGGTCTCGGCATGGCGGTCGACGATGATCACGTCATGTCCGGCCTCGCTGAGGCACCATGCCGTCGTCAGTCCGATGACGCCGGCGCCGAGGACACAGATTTTCATGTAAGGACTCATTCTGGACTGTCGCCCGATGCGGCAACAGAGCCGATCGGGACGAGGAGTGGCGTTGCGGCCGCCAACCTAGGGCGGCCTGATCGCCCCCGGCGATGCCATGTCTGCATCATGCAAAACTTGCATGATGGGCCCCGCCGTAGCACGCTGGAGCAGTCGGGCGGCATCGGGCGAATGCTGATCGGCGCATGAAAGGCTGGGATTTGAAGGGGATTGGGCGGGAATCGGCGTCGGAAGGGCCTGATGCAAAGCTTGCATTGGTCGGGCCATATGCCGCTTCGCTAGGTTGCGCGCCATGGGGCAACCAATACCGTGGCAGCAAGCATGGCCGGTCGACGCGCGCCGTTCTGCGCCGTCGGGAGCTGGGTATCGCGGGGAACCTGCCGCAGCGTCCGGCATCAAGACAGGTCGCGTGATGGAACTGCGCTGGCTGCAGGATTTTCTGATGGTGGCCGAGACCGGCAACTTCACCCGTGCGGCCGAGCGGCGCAACACGTCGCAGGCGGCGTTCAGCCGCCGCATCAAGTCGCTGGAGGCCTGGCTCGGCTTCGATCTGATCGATCGCAGCGTCTATCCGACGCAATTGACGCCGCAAGGCGAGCGCTTTCGCGAGCATGCCGGGGAATTGCTGCGGCAGATGCTAGACAGCCGCGACGAGCTTGGCGGCAAGCCGCTGCGCTCGCATGAGCACATCAGGATCGCACTGCCGTTCGCCATGGCGACGGCGCAGCTGCCGCAGTGGTGGCAAGCCTGGTCCGCCGAGCGGCGCATGAGCTGTTCGGTCGTGGTCGGCAACATCCATGATCTCGTCACCTCGCTGGTGTCGGGCAACGCGGACCTGATGATCTGCTATCACCACGCTCAGCAGCCAATCCATCTCGATCCGGATCGCTACGAGCGCGTGAGCCTCGGCACCGAGTATTTGCGGCCCTATGTCAGCGAGGCGCTGGCCGCCAAGGGAGGCATATCGCTGCCGGGCAAGGCGTCGCATCCGGTGCCGCTGCTGATGTATTCGCCCGGTGTCTATTTCGCGCGCCTGGTCGATCTCATCCTGGAGAATGCCCCGATCACCGGCCAGCGGGTGATCGAAAGCGACATGTCCGATGTGCTATGCGAGATGGCGCTGGCCGGACGCGGCGTCGCCTGGCTTACGGAAGGTACCGCCGCGGCGCATGGCCACAAGGGATTGGCGGCCATCGGGGGCAACAAGTGGGCGTTGCCGCTATCTTTAGTCGCATTCAAGGACCGGACGAATAGCCAGCGATCGCTAAATCTCTTTTGGTCCGAACTGCGCAGGAATAATGCGGCCCATGCCGCAGACGGGCGTACGGGGAAGGTTGCGAAAGGACCGGTCAAATCGCCTGCCAGGCCTTCGAGATCGAGTCGCTGAAGTATCGTCAGTCAATAACCAAAAGAGGGAGAATTTCGTGAAATACCGTCGGATCAGCTTCTGTCTGCTTGCTGGCGCGTTGTCCGCCGGGCCGGCGATGGCCCAGGAACTCACGGGAACGCTGAAGAACATCAAGGACACGGGCGCCATCACGCTGGGCTTCCGCGACTCCTCGATCCCGTTCTCCTATCTGGATGACAACCAGAAGCCCGTCGGGTTCGCGATGGACATCTGCTACAAGATCGTCGACGCCGTGACGAAGGAGCTCAAGCTCGACAAGCTCGAGGTCAAGCTCAACCCGGTGACCTCCGCGACCCGCATCCCGCTGATGGCCAACGGCACCATCGATCTCGAATGCGGCTCGACCACCAACAATGCCGAGCGCCAGAAGCAGGTTGCCTTCACCAACACCCACTTCCTGACCGCCAGCCGCTACGTCTTCAAGAAGTCGAGCGGCCTGAAGTCGATCGACGACCTCAAGGGCAAGACGGTGGTCTCGACCGCCGGCACCACCAATATCAAGCAGCTCACCGAAGCCAACGTTGCCAAGGGCCTCGGCGCCAATATCATCCCGGCCAAGGATCACGCCGAAGCCTTCCTGATGGTCGAGACCGACCGCGCGGTCGCCTTCGTCATGGACGACATTTTGCTCGCGAGCCTCGTCGCCGGCTCGAAGTCGCCGGGCGACTACGAGATCTCCAAGGATGCGTTCTCCAAGCCGGAGCCCTACGGCATCATGCTGCGCAAGGACGACGCAGCCTTCAAGAAGGTGGTCGATGCCGCGACTGCGGCGCTCTACACCTCCGGCGAGGCGCAGAAGATCTACGACAAGTGGTTCACGCAGAAGATCCCGCCGAAGGGGCTGAATCTCAACACCCCGATCTCGGCCGAGCTGAAGAACGAGTTCGCCAAGCCCTTGGACTCGCCGAACCCGGACGACTATAAGTAAGATAACTTCGATCTTTCGATAGGAATCATGTCCGGCCACTCTTGACACAGGGGTGGCCGGACATTTGCATAGGCGCCGGGACATCCATAACTGGCGCGTTCGCGCGGGGGACACGTGAACTATAACTGGAACTGGGGAATCTTTTTCCAGCCGAACCCGATGGGCACCGGCACCTATCTCGACATGCTCTTGTCGGGCCTGGTGCTGACCCTCAAGACCGCGGCGCTGGCCTGGATCATCGCGCTGATCACCGGCTCGCTCGTCGGCGTGATGCGCACGCTGCCGTCGAAGGGGGCGAACTGGTTCGGCTTCGCCTACGTCGAATTCTTCCGCAACATGCCGCTGCTGGTGCAGCTTTTCCTGTGGTTCTTCGTGCTGCCGGAATTGTTGCCAAAAGGCGCCGGCACCTGGCTGAAGCAGCTGCCGAACGCGCCGTTCTGGACGGCGGCGATCGGCATCGGCTTCTTCATGTCGGCGCGCGTCGCCGTGCAGCTGCAGGCCGGCATCGGTTCACTGCCGCGCGGGCAGAAGATGGCGGCAACGGCGCTGGGCCTGACCACCGCGCAGGGCTATCGCTACGTGCTGCTGCCGATGGCGTTCCGCATCATCCTGCCGCCGCTGACCTCCGAGTTTCTCAACACCATCAAGAACACGGCGGTCGCCATCACCATCGGTCTGCTCGAGCTGACCGGACAGGCGCGCTCGATGCAGGAATTCTCGTTCCAGGTGTTCGAGGCCTTCACCGCCGCGACGATCCTCTATCTCCTCGTCAATGCCGTTGTCGTGACCGCGATGCGCTTCCTCGAGCGCTGGGTCGCGATCCCCGGCTACATCACGGGGAAATAAGCGATGTTCGCCAATCTCGATTTCGACGTCATCCGCCGCGCGCTGCCTTACCTGTTCTACGAGGGCATGACGTTCACGCTGACGCTGACGGGCCTCGCGGCCCTCGGCGGCCTTATCTTCGGCACGGCGCTCGCCCTGATGCGGCTCTCCGGCTTCAAGATCCTTGGCCGCATCGCCGGGGTCTATGTCGACTTCATGCGCTCGCTGCCGCTGGTGCTGGTGATCTTCTGGTTCTACTTCCTGGTGCCCTATATCGGGCAGTGGGTGACCGGCGCCTCGCGTCCGATCAGCGTCGGCGCGTTCGCGTCCTCGCTCATCACCTTCATCATGTTCGAGGCGGCGTACTTCTCCGAAATCATGCGCGCCGGCATCCAGTCGATCTCGCGCGGCCAGCCGTCCGCGGCCAGTGCGCTCGGACTGACCTACGCCCAGACCATGCGCTACGTCGTGCTGCCGCAGGCGTTTCGCAACATGCTGCCGGTGCTGATCACGCAGACCATCGTGCTGTTCCAGGACACTTCGCTGGTTTACGTCCTGTCGATCACGGACTTCCTGGGTGCGGCGAGCAAGGTGGCCCAGCGCGACGGGCGCCTCGTCGAAATGTACCTGTTCGCAGCCGTGGTCTACTTCACCATTTCCTGTATCGCGTCCTTCGGCGTCCGCCGCCTGCAGGCGCGCATCGCCATCATTCGCTAGGGCTCCCCGCTCATGATCGAAATCAGCCACGTCAACAAATGGTACACGCCGAGCTTCCAGGTGCTGACCGACTGCACGACCAGCGTCACCAAGGGCGAGGTCGTCGTGGTCTGCGGCCCCTCGGGCTCGGGCAAGTCGACCTTGATCAAATGCGTCAATGCGCTCGAGCCGTTCCAGAGCGGCGACATCAGCGTCGACGGCACCAAGGTCAATGATCCCAAGACCAATCTGCCGAAGCTGCGCTCGCGCGTCGGCATGGTGTTCCAGCATTTCGAGTTGTTCCCGCACCTCAAGATCATCGACAATCTCTGCCTCGCGCAGGAGAAGGTGTTGAACCGGTCGCGCGACAAGGCGATGGCGAAAGGCATGCAGCTGCTGGAGCGCGTTGGCCTCAAGGAGCAGGCGCAAAAGTTTCCCGCGAACCTGTCAGGCGGCCAGCAGCAGCGTGTTGCGATCGCCCGTGCGCTCGCCATGGATCCGATCGTCATGCTGTTCGACGAGCCGACCTCGGCGCTCGACCCGGAAATGGTCAGCGAGGTGCTTGACGTCATGGTGGACCTCGCTCATGAGGGCATGACCATGATGGTCGTCACCCACGAGATGGGCTTTGCCCGCAAGGTGGCCAATCGCGTGATCTTCATGGACCGCGGCGAGATTGTCGAGGACGCGGCAAAGGAAGACTTTTTCGGCAAGCCGCGCAGCGACCGCGCGCAGAAGTTCTTGTCGAAGATCCTGTCGCACTGACCGGTCGTCGTCCCGGGGCGCGCGAAGCGCGAACCCGGGATCCATCAGGCCGCGTACGCCGAGCGAAATGGATTCTCAGTTGCGCAATTGCGCACCATAGCTCGTTGCTTCGCAACGCCCGGAAAGACGAATAGAGGGTGATCCGTCCTTCTAACTGGCGTATAAGCGCGCCAATTCCCCATTTCAGTCCCCAGGAGACCTGCCTTGGACCCGCTCGCCTACGTCAACGGCTCATTCGTCCCGCTCTCGGATGCCAAGATCTCGGTCCTCGATCGCGGCTTCCTGTTCGCCGACGGCATCTATGAGGTCTCGGCCGTGCTCGACGGCAAGCTGGTCGACAACGCCTCGCATCTGGCCCGCCTGGAGCGCTCGGTCGGCGAGATCAAGCTTAAGCTGCCGGAGACGGTCGAGCGCATCACCGAGCTGCAGAAGGAGCTGATCGCGCGCAACAAGCTCGTGAACGGTCTCGTCTATCTCCAGGTGACGCGCGGCGCCGACAAGGGCCGCGACTTTCCGTTTCCCAAGGCCGACGTCAAGTCGAGCCTCGTGATGTTCACCTCGGAGAAGGACATCATCAACGCCGCCGCGGCGACGACGGGTATCAACGTCATCACGGTGCCGGACATCCGCTGGGAGCGCCGCGACATCAAGAGCGTGGCGCTGCTCGCGCAAGTGCTGGCAAAGCAGGCCGCCGCCGAGGCCGGCGCCGGCGAGGCCTGGATGCTGGAGGATGGATACGTCACCGAGGGCGGTTCGTCCTCGGCGTTCATCCTCACCAAGGACGACGTCATCGTGACCCGCAAAAACTCCAACGCGATCCTGCCGGGCTGCACCCGCAAGGCCGTGGTGGCGCTCGCCGAAGAGCGCCAGCTCCGCGTCGAGGAACGTTCCTTCACCGTCGCCGAGGCACTCGCCGCCAAGGAGGCCTTTGCCACCTCGGCGTCACTGTTCGTCCAGCCGGTGGTTGCGATCGACGGCAAGACAATCGGCGACGGCAAGCCGGGCCCGATGGCCACGCGCCTGCGCGAGATCTACGTGGAGTTCGCCAAGGCGACGGCGGTTTAGGCCGCATAGGCAGCTATCGTAGGGTGAGCAAAGCGAAGCGTGCCCACGCATTCTTGCGACCATGAAAAGATGGTGGGCATGGCGCAAGTGCGCCTTTGCCCACCTTACGGCACCTTCGCTGGGGCCTACGCTACCGACGCCTTCACCTTCACCGGATGAACCGCGCGGAACGCGATCGCGATCCTGTTCCAGGCGTTGATGGCGCCGATCAGCATGGTCAGGTTCACCGTCTCCTCCTCGGAGAACTGCGCGCGGACCTGCTCGTAGACATCATCGGGCGCGTGGGTCTGCGAGATCAACGTCACCGCGTCAGTCCAGGCCAGCGCCGCGCGCTCGCGGTCGGAATAGAGCGGAGATTCGCGCCAGGCATCGAGCAGGTAGATGCGCTGCTCGGTCTCGCCGCGCTTGCGGGCATCCTCGGTGTGCATGTTGATGCAGAAGGCGCAGCCGTTGATCTGCGACGCCCGGATCTTGACCAGCTCGATCAGTGATTTCTCGAGACCGGTCGACTGGATCTGCTCTTCCAGTGCCATCAGCGCCTTCATCGTGTCAGGGGCGGCCTGATAGAAACTCATGCGGGGCTTCATGGTCGTTCTCCTTGCTGGTTGGGTTGACGTCAGTGGGCGCCGCCGGCCGAGGTCTGGCCGGGCTTCTTCAGGAAAAGGACGGCAACCAAGGCCACGATCAGCGCCATGCCGAGTAGATAGAAAGTGTCGCTGAAGGCGAGGATGTAAGCCTGCTTCTGCACGGTATGTCCGATCGCGACATAGGCGCGATGCGCGGCGTCCGCACGGTCGAGGATGCCGTGATTGACGAAATATTGCGTCAATTGTTCCAGTCGCGTCCGCGTCGCCTGCTCGAACACCGACACCGATTGCGTCAACACGTTGGAGTGATATTGCTCGCGCTTGGTCAGCACCGTTTGCAGCAGCGCGATGCCGACGGCGCCGCCGAGATTGCGCATCATGTTGAACAGTCCGGAGGCCGAGCCTGCGTTCTCCGGCTCGATGCCCGCGGTTGCGACCGCCGACAGCGGTGCCATCACCAGCGCCTGGCCGATCGCGCGGACGACATTGGGCCACAGCAGCTGGTCGGCGGCATAGTCGCTGGTCATAGTGATGTTCA from Bradyrhizobium sp. CCBAU 53351 includes the following:
- a CDS encoding amino acid ABC transporter substrate-binding protein, producing MKHFRSIGLALAATFAVSQAGAQELTGTLKNIKDTGAITLGFRDSSIPFSYLDDNQKPVGFAMDICYKIVDAVKKELKLDKLEVKLNPVTSATRIPLMANGTIDLECGSTTNNAERQKQVAFTNTHYLTASRYVFKKSSGLKSIDDLKGKTVVSTAGTTNIKQLTEANVEKKLSANIIPAKDHAEAFLMVETDRAVAFVMDDILLASLVAGSKSPGDYEISKDAFSKPEPYGIMLRKDDAAFKKVVDAATAALYTSGEAQKIYDKWFTQKIPPKGLNLNTPISAELKNEFAKPTDSPNPDDYK
- a CDS encoding amidohydrolase family protein, coding for MKCLPALLAAICFGLVPTAPAIAAGTADLIISGGTIYTGADEAPFVGDVAVSGDRIVYVGPHAGAPAAKASIDAQGMIVAPGFIDVHTHPESYIRSGDAAKRLNAPWLMQGVSTIFIGVDGRGTPNVAADQAELEAQKVGTNIVSYVGFGAVREAVLGHDARAPSPDELERMKALVAQAMCEGAIGLSAGLFYAPQSFARTEEVVAVAKEAARRGGIYDTHQRDESSYSIGLMNSAKEVLQIGREAEMPVHFAHLKALGVDLQGQVPEVIRLIEAARAAGQKVTADQYPWLASSTSLDAALVPRWAVDGGYAAMIKRFDDAAQMAKIRDEMMENLRRRGGADSILLTSVDREWTGKRLSEMAEAWKVEPVDAAVRILRANPRDSIASFNMIDSDVDLVMKQPWVVTGSDGTDGHPRQFATFPRKYAVYVRERQVIDLKTFIRQSTGLSADIFKLDRRGYLRPDYFADVVVFDPARYAPKADYVRPRELTVGVHTLLVNGAPTIQDGQLTTAASGRALKRTPAPGTCP
- a CDS encoding D-amino acid dehydrogenase; the encoded protein is MKICVLGAGVIGLTTAWCLSEAGHDVIIVDRHAETGADASAANGGQLSYAFVTPLASPATLLKLPSLLVARDSPMRIRPGLDPHLISWGVRFLLACRSAAVRDTVAAQLALAAISRDELTRLSQTLDLAFGLRTAGKLVLFRSPSEFDAARSAVTGKAGADNAQQVLTPAECLALEPALKLGARELAGGIFTASEQVGDCAAFCAALADRLTQRNNVEWLLDTPVTGPVRSGGRLVGVDTAKGRVQADRFVLCMGASSSAFARACGFYLPIYPVKGYSITLQPAGEVSALRHSVTDFERKLVFAPLARDEGTAIRIAGIADLDGNDASLDPGRLDILRRAAAKMLGMATDGDVEPWCGLRPMTPDSRPIIGWSPLSGLFINSGHGMLGWTLACGSARLTADLIDGRPAAIEAGAFAVRRAA
- a CDS encoding LysR family transcriptional regulator; translated protein: MELRWLQDFLMVAETGNFTRAAERRNTSQAAFSRRIKSLEAWLGFDLIDRSVYPTQLTPQGERFREHAGELLRQMLDSRDELGGKPLRSHEHIRIALPFAMATAQLPQWWQAWSAERRMSCSVVVGNIHDLVTSLVSGNADLMICYHHAQQPIHLDPDRYERVSLGTEYLRPYVSEALAAKGGISLPGKASHPVPLLMYSPGVYFARLVDLILENAPITGQRVIESDMSDVLCEMALAGRGVAWLTEGTAAAHGHKGLAAIGGNKWALPLSLVAFKDRTNSQRSLNLFWSELRRNNAAHAADGRTGKVAKGPVKSPARPSRSSR
- a CDS encoding amino acid ABC transporter substrate-binding protein; this translates as MAQELTGTLKNIKDTGAITLGFRDSSIPFSYLDDNQKPVGFAMDICYKIVDAVTKELKLDKLEVKLNPVTSATRIPLMANGTIDLECGSTTNNAERQKQVAFTNTHFLTASRYVFKKSSGLKSIDDLKGKTVVSTAGTTNIKQLTEANVAKGLGANIIPAKDHAEAFLMVETDRAVAFVMDDILLASLVAGSKSPGDYEISKDAFSKPEPYGIMLRKDDAAFKKVVDAATAALYTSGEAQKIYDKWFTQKIPPKGLNLNTPISAELKNEFAKPLDSPNPDDYK
- a CDS encoding amino acid ABC transporter permease; this translates as MNYNWNWGIFFQPNPMGTGTYLDMLLSGLVLTLKTAALAWIIALITGSLVGVMRTLPSKGANWFGFAYVEFFRNMPLLVQLFLWFFVLPELLPKGAGTWLKQLPNAPFWTAAIGIGFFMSARVAVQLQAGIGSLPRGQKMAATALGLTTAQGYRYVLLPMAFRIILPPLTSEFLNTIKNTAVAITIGLLELTGQARSMQEFSFQVFEAFTAATILYLLVNAVVVTAMRFLERWVAIPGYITGK
- a CDS encoding amino acid ABC transporter permease, encoding MFANLDFDVIRRALPYLFYEGMTFTLTLTGLAALGGLIFGTALALMRLSGFKILGRIAGVYVDFMRSLPLVLVIFWFYFLVPYIGQWVTGASRPISVGAFASSLITFIMFEAAYFSEIMRAGIQSISRGQPSAASALGLTYAQTMRYVVLPQAFRNMLPVLITQTIVLFQDTSLVYVLSITDFLGAASKVAQRDGRLVEMYLFAAVVYFTISCIASFGVRRLQARIAIIR
- a CDS encoding amino acid ABC transporter ATP-binding protein, whose protein sequence is MIEISHVNKWYTPSFQVLTDCTTSVTKGEVVVVCGPSGSGKSTLIKCVNALEPFQSGDISVDGTKVNDPKTNLPKLRSRVGMVFQHFELFPHLKIIDNLCLAQEKVLNRSRDKAMAKGMQLLERVGLKEQAQKFPANLSGGQQQRVAIARALAMDPIVMLFDEPTSALDPEMVSEVLDVMVDLAHEGMTMMVVTHEMGFARKVANRVIFMDRGEIVEDAAKEDFFGKPRSDRAQKFLSKILSH
- a CDS encoding D-amino-acid transaminase; this encodes MDPLAYVNGSFVPLSDAKISVLDRGFLFADGIYEVSAVLDGKLVDNASHLARLERSVGEIKLKLPETVERITELQKELIARNKLVNGLVYLQVTRGADKGRDFPFPKADVKSSLVMFTSEKDIINAAAATTGINVITVPDIRWERRDIKSVALLAQVLAKQAAAEAGAGEAWMLEDGYVTEGGSSSAFILTKDDVIVTRKNSNAILPGCTRKAVVALAEERQLRVEERSFTVAEALAAKEAFATSASLFVQPVVAIDGKTIGDGKPGPMATRLREIYVEFAKATAV
- a CDS encoding carboxymuconolactone decarboxylase family protein yields the protein MKPRMSFYQAAPDTMKALMALEEQIQSTGLEKSLIELVKIRASQINGCAFCINMHTEDARKRGETEQRIYLLDAWRESPLYSDRERAALAWTDAVTLISQTHAPDDVYEQVRAQFSEEETVNLTMLIGAINAWNRIAIAFRAVHPVKVKASVA